The DNA sequence CAATTGGCTCATTCACTAGCCCAATTAACTCATTCtcttttctctatttttatattgtgCAACAGGGGATAATATATACGGGCCTGATGCCACTGATGCTGCCAAGTCTCTAAATGCTGCATTTGCCCCAGCAATAGCCTCCAACATCCCTTGGGCTGCAGTTTTGGGAAACCATGACCAAGAATCCACTCTTTCAAGAGAAGGGGTAATGAAACACATAGTTGGATTAAAGAACACTTTATCACAAGTTAACCCTCCAGAGGCAAAGTCTATTGATGGTTTTGGGAACTATAATCTTGAGGTTGGTGGAGTCAAAGGCTCTAGTTTTGAGAATAAATCTGCTCTCAATCTTTACTTCTTAGACAGTGGAGATTACTCAACAGTTCCCTCCATCCCTGGCTATGGTTGGATCAAGGCTTCCCAACAGTTTTGGTTCGAACGTACTTCTTCAAAGCTTAAGGTAACTTCCCTTACTGTTATATTCAATGAAAAGCTTCTTTCTATATTGAATTTTAATCAATTCATTGCTTTGCAGCAAGCTTATGTAAGCAAACCACAACCCCAGAAAGGACCTGCACCGGGGCTTGCATACTTTCATATTCCATTACCAGAATATGCTAGATTTGACGAATCAAACTTCATAGGGGTGAAGATGGAAAAGGGCATTAGCTCTGCATCTGTGAACTCTGGTTTCTTCTCAACCATGGTTGGAGCTGGAGATGTTAAGGCAGTTTTCACAGGCCATGATCATTTGAATGACTTTTGTGGCAAGTTAGCTGATATTCACCTTTGCTATGCTGGGGGATTCGGATACCATGCTTATGGGAAGGCTGGATGGTCAAGGAGGGCTAGGGTGGTTGTAGCAACATTGGAGAAACTTGAAGAGGGTGGTTGGGGAGGTATAAAGTCCATCAGAACTTGGAAACGCCTCGATGACCGACGCCTAACCACCATAGACAGCCAGGAACTTTGGAGTAAGAGTTCTTCCTAGTAAgttttcactatatgacatttACTCAAGTGTTCAGTTCAACACCTTATGCTTTAATATATAGTAACAATATTATTTCATTGGAGTCAATCTTCTTGCACAGTAACATAGTTCATATGTTGTTCCTTTCATAATTCATATGCTTAATCTCCTaattaataacatttttatAAGGATATAATAACTTATATATATGAATTGTGATCTCTTAATCTATAATACTAAAAGAACCTTTTGGTCATAGTGACATTGTGAAGGTTTTCAATGTTGGAAGCTTTGAccaaaagcaattatgattcattttatcttttctcttgaattgttttttttttcttttaatttgattttggtCTTCCATGAACAGGTAGTTGAAGAAAGAACCAGATACCTCTGCCTAAGAATGGTGTACACACATCTTTAAATTAAAACTATAGGAGGCAAATAATAATCATACTTtaccaaaaataatattgtattGATGTGTATGTAGCTATATGATTGTTGGTCATAAACACATTGTtgtccaaaatattaattacttcCAATCACTACATATATATCCAAGTTCTTGTTTTTATATCATTGTTTTGTATATTTAAAATAgggttataaaatataaatgaaaagAACAAATAAGCTAAGAAAAGATTCTTAGACTTAGAATctagtattttaaaaaattaaaattaatcacagtaaattttgattttatgtataAAATGTCGCAACTAAAAGTAGAGATTAATATTACCAAGTATTAATTCTTGATGTGAAATTGTGAATACTAACCAACAACAACGTTCACGTAGAACAACAATGAATAAGAATTAGCTTGAGAATTGTCGCGTTTGTTTAgaggaataaaaatataaaagaatgaaaatgaaaataagaatagaaatagaattaaatttaaaatatatgaaaaaaattgataagaaaaatattaaatttattcacATCATGCATtgaaatagttttttttattattttttattttaaagtaaaataattatCCATCAAAATAGTGGAAAGTTCATTAGaatgatattttaatatattaatatgtaagaccatctccaatgggacatgtaaaaattgtgctatATTAAGCACaaaaagtaattttgtggtaaatttacaccaaattttAGCTTTGTCTTCCAAAGGACAATTGcaaaattttgatgtaaaatttaatacctaattaatattttattataaaaataaaatctaataactttgtaatcaatttttattattattttaatatgtaagacaataaaaaataatataaatatttcataatttaatgtgATAGTTTTTTCAATGTGAtagttaaatatactaataaaataataaaaatgacatAAATGTAAATGAAAAAGTAGTACATTTATTGTGatgtaaattttacatcataGTAAATATTGTGCCAAATTTGACACAAAATTTGCTATGTGCCAAATTTACATCACTTTTTAAAACACCATTGAAGCAcattttttgttaaatgaacTATATTTTTGCTTTTCACCACTTATTTATACttccattggagatgctctaaccaaacaaaaaaatataataaaaatttattcatttcttttctattttattttattacctcTAACTAAACTAAACACCattttatataagttttttaCTACTCCCAAACGTTTATAAGTTCTGCTAATAaatactttattattaattaattaaggtggcgtttggtaatacttttttaatcagttttttgtttttaaaagtagaaaagtgaaaatatttttcaaaaacatgttctataaaactgtttttacttttcaattttataattagaaatcaaaattttaaaaacaaaaaaaatcactttcaatatttttttaaacagtttttttttcttaatcaatcttttagattacgaccagacccgaACCTAAATCCCCTCCCTACGGCCCTGGCGGTAACCCAgcttttgacttgaacccgaatccaaccccggacctagacccgacttaaataaaatcaaaaaataaaaataaaaatgaactttacagaacacacttttgttttctgtttttaaaattgaaaaacaaatgtggttatagaacgcatttttgtttttaaaaaataaattttttaaaaacaaaaattttactttcattttgtaattaaaaaattaaaaaacaaaagtgttaccaaacagcACTTAGTTTCCCACAattgttattaaatattttaaagtgaTTAATACCATGATAATTAATTAGTGCTTTTTACCAAATCAAATTACGTGGGATCTAATATTAAGGTCCCTTACCATTTTCATTGTCTAGATCTTATTGGGCTTGTTTGGAACGCcatattaggtcgtattgtattgtattgtattatattgaattgtattttatgcaatatttttatgtaaaactatatgtggtattaacttttattgacacttaaatatataatattttagtataaattaaagtttaccatagtattatataacaatatgatatataatccaatttaatataatacaatacaatataatacgacctaatacgacgttccaaacgagctCATTCTGTGCATTCCAACACACTGTAACTTTACGAGTTACAATGTTGatttataaaacaaatttaAACTGTAATGACCAATGAGAGATGCAAGGTAGATAGGTAGGGGGTGGCTGATGACATTAATAAATACCTCTTTAAATTATATTCTTATCCACAACCACAACTAATAAATCCTTCTCAATTTAGTTGGACAATGCTAATTATTcagtaattatatattatatgtgttAATAGATACATGCGCAATACATATAATTTAAGGGTATGTTTAGTTTATAGGAGTAGAAATTGTAATGGTCATCAATATGTTCATTATTTTGtttactttcttttctttttttttttttaaattttgtaatccaTTTCATtgtacagtagaacctctattcaagaatacacttgggaccaagaaaataatattctaattgagaggttataactaaatagagttacacttgaaaaaaaatcaaaatatcaaaaaatatcaatgtaacaaaaataccaataaacaattcttaatattatattatattaaaattattttcgagtacatataatatttatacatgtactataatttgaaataaaattattaattttagataagtaaatttataaaatatatgtatatatttatttaagatctaattattcttatatagaggtatattttattaatacgagacttaaaaaatgtataactaattacaatatagaggttattcttatttataactggcccaaattgggactttatttttttataacaaattagaggttattcttgaatagagtattcttgaatagaggttctactgtatatggTAATCCTCATTACAATGAAAACCCTTGTAATGGTCATCACAATTACAatctattacaaaattaatataatattataataaaaaaaattcaaaaatctattttactttttatttaaatattttataattataaaaaataaaaataatagggATATTTTggtcaatatatattttatttcattacatTTCCACACCAAACTAAACACaataaatttaattacaatACTCATTCCAACCACAAACCAAACattgtaattaattaacattCCTATTCCATTacattaccattaccattatGTTGCTCATAAATTCgtccaatatacgtggaccagtcaagaggggacacgtggatcagataacttggaaggatttgctaagtctttttatgccaccaagAAGCGctattcgcatgggtcccggaggatatacccggagtacaaggtactcccggaagctagcATAGCatgaaggcactccgggatgtgtcaggtctctcccgagaaatcaagtcgcatttaatgctgcatgggaggaagcgtgttgggactgtaacacgcaataaagtctgacggcacaacccccgaacagcagcgctacagtaatgatcatttaagtctaatgacggctactctgcgaagagtcacgtcaatcataaggcaaaaaggacattctccataaaaaccctacagcacctagggatttgaccatgcatcacccatggtatattcatcggaaatgcccaactttatggatacttacagacacatgtgtaagaacaattctggggattaccccaccaaaacactataaataccccctcaaagctcatttaatggggtcggagaatcttggttgcaaaagagcaagaagagagaaaactcaccaagaacattctctgtatttaagagaaaaacattctctcaagtgtagaatctgtattaaatacatccattaatagtagtggctcgtggactaaggctcattaacgccccaaccacgtaaaaagtcttcatcttactttcttacagctcattataataattatattttaatagttgtcgaaaacctcggtcaacattttggtgctttcattgagagctgaggaaagctgcttcacaacaagcattcaacttcacgataatggtggagacaagagctacacgtcatcctcgccctctagaagacgctcaagatcccaatgaggaagatgtagcctcaagggcagcagaggagtccgaggaagaagaagaaggaatagttcccgatgaaaaccacgaggaacacctcgacgagtatgcttatgatgatggaagctaccaagagctggtgctcctcagacaaaaagctatcgatcatgaagctgagatcgaagctcagaaagtgcaaaatcaaaaaatgcatgaagtgatgctagccatgcagaaagccatggaggcagctggtattcacgtgcatcccaaggcgatggccgctggactcgacggggagccagcgacgtcttcgcctaattcccagcagcaaaggcctagggagcctagccctataaggcaccctgctgaagaaaaccaaacaaaaaaccctacttctgcccctggtcgaaagaaaaaggcgcaggatccgcgaaaggtccgctcggatttccctaaagggaaaggtccgcagaggggcaagccctaaagagggagtcttggccctcaggatcgaggggaccggaaaagcgtttccgtgcaccaggaaccagggggtagaggaagaggacagagatgtccacccattgatctgagaaatcaaatcaatgggaatcaaggtgacctccgggatcaccttgaccaaaaaagatacagacccgtagtctcctcgggtactgtaaacgaagggattatggcagagcttgccatacttcgaagagatattgcccgagtctccggaggcgaagggagatgactccgactcggacagtgaggatcgggagccttgtgccaaacatatcctggaggcggagctccctaaaaacttcaagatgcccgagatggcggcatatactgggaactccgaccccagtgatcacttgtcacgattcaaccgagtcatgacagtcatgcgggtcagcaatgacgccaaatgcttatgcttccccctcactctgagcggatcggcagaggaatggttcaagaaattggaaccaggatcggtgggatgttggaacaaactccaaaccaacttccggagacaatttgtcgccgccaggaaggtcaacttggaggttagtgctttgaccaacatcaagcaactacccaccgagaccttgaagaattacatcaagaggttccgagaggaagcctcgaagaccaagaaggtcgacgacggacaacagcttgcgcttctccaagcaggaatccgcactgggactcccttctggaacgaattacgaAGGAGGCGCCGCTAGCCTTCGGATttaagcgagtccaaaaatatattaacctcgaagaagcccgcatcgtggcttacggaggctattaccccaccgggatagcagggatACATGCCGGGAGTATCGCCCCTGCATCGTCCCGACCGCGCCCCCTCCgataagtggcatacagttttctgctactcccggatacagccagggccaagctttgcccccggcatctttccattacggcaacccgtccggggtgaatggacggactCCTTCGCAGGCTGCCCCgaccgctagcttaacaggccctacccaagggtcgagaagcaaaaggtcttccaagggcagcacccgaacgggagagaagcgccaaaagaaggggtacacatcccaatacacccagtacacagagctcacggactctcaggaacgtgtatattttgccacaaggcagaatacgcactacgGAGACCCTGCCATTGTAcagagacagctcccggagagatccgagtaaaaggtgcgagtaccacaacgacattggccacagcaccaatgagtgtaaaaatctcaaagatgagattgagaatctgatccgtttgggccacctctatgagtggatcaaaaataggttaccccaccttaacccggCAGGTGGCGGGGGTATGCCTTcagaacaccagggggtacggcagagtattgcctccagctgctcccgcaggtgacacccagcatatacccggactaccgccccggcctaatggacgggtagccatgatctccggaggtccccatatcggaggaaacactcgaaaggagcgaaagagatatgccgaggccgcaagacacagtgaggtgtgggaggtcactcaactcccagctcaaaggcctcggctaatggaccaacccataacgttcacggaagaagacgccaagacggtgcgttttcctcatcacgacccgctggtcatagagacccccatcgcaaataaagtggtggctagggtcctgattgacaatggaagttccgtgaacttgctcttcaaagaagccttcactgcgatagggttgaccgaccgggacctctctcctagtggatcgcagctcacagggtttaacgggacaacgctaatcccgatggggaaagtcaggctcccagttaccctatgcccggataccccccaaagcacattcaagtattgcaccttcgtggtggtagactgtcccacagcctacaacgcaatcttaggccgaccggccctcgtcgactttggtgcaattacttcaatccgacacctatgcctaaaattccctacccaggaagccggagtcggaacggtgaggggaaatcaaggagaggccaggcaatgttacaatgttgccacccacttgccgcactcatggtccgggggcccctgagatagagaaggctgaagaagacgagctggatcctcacataggatccgaaagggtcgtagaaccaatggaggacgtcgaagaaataccagtgtgcgacgacgactccaccaaagtactccggatagggagaagcctagatccggaggaaaaagataaaataataaaaacactgaagggcaccatcgacatttttgcatggcgccaagaagacatgaccggcatcagccctcatgtcatcacccatgtactcaatgtcaacccggacatgccccctgtacagcaaaagagacgcccgctcgactcggtgaaagccgaggccttagagaaagaggtggataaacttttgtccaatagcatgatccgcgacgtatactatccggaatggctggccaatccggtcctggtgcccaagccaaacgggacttggcgggtttgtatagatttcacagatctaaacaaagcctgcccaaaggactgctttccgctgcccaggatcgaccagatggtggacgccacgtccggatttaagctgctgtctttcatggatgcctatgctgggtacaaccaaataaaaatgcatacggcagatcaggagtgcactagcttcaggaccgataagggggtatactgttacctagtcatgcctttcggactgaaaaacgccggagcaacctatcaaagaatggttaaccggatgtttaaaagcctcctgggatgaaacatggaagtatatgtagatgacatgctcgtcaaatccaaagcatgcaacagtcatgcaagcgacttagaggaatgtttcgaagtcgtccggagatacggcatgaaactcaatccgaaaaaatgcaccttcggggtcaagtcgggaaaattcctgggcttcatagtcagccaaagggggatcgaggcgaacccggagaaaatccaagctctcctggacatgccatcccccaagaaacataaggacgtgcaaagtttgaccggaaaggtagccgcactgagccgttttatctcacggtccacggacaagtgcatacctttcttcaacatactgaagaaatgccaaaagttcgaatggacagatgaatgcgaggaggcattcaaaaggttaaaagaccacatggccaaacctcctatcctatcaaaacccgtccttggagaagacttgttcctctacttggccgtctccgagcatgcggtcagtgctgcattggtccgggaggaagaaaaaattcagcaccccgtgtactatgttagtaaacacatggtaggggccgagacaaggtacccggttattgaaaagttagtattctgcctcctgatggcatcacggaagttgagaccatacttccaagcccatccgatcagaattttgaccaatcatccactccggcaagttctccagaagcctgaagcctccggaagactcctcaaatgggcaatggagctgagtcagttcgacttacattacgtgccccggatttccataaaaggccaagccttggcggacttcatcaccgaatgtaatgaagccgaggcaacagccaatacaccggagccacccatccccacttggagagtatttgtggatggagcttctaatgaaaacggttcaggagccggagtggctatgatatcacctactgggttgcggctccgtgcaagcactccgattcaacttcacagcttcgaataatgaagccgaatatgaggccctgatagcagggctaaaattggctaaagctgtaggagccaagagggtggaagtctacagcgattctcagctggtcgtaaaccaagtttccggagaataccaaactcgcggtgaaaggatggccgcgtacgtaacaatagtccgagaactgctccacgagttcacggactataaaatagaaagaattccccgagaaaagaacgctcacgcggactgtctggctaagttagcctcggacagcgaaatcgaagagctgggggtagtaccagtggaacgcttggcagagccaagcatcaaaataaaagagaccacacaaacggttgggcaagaacccaaccggatggtccccatcataaaatacataactacagtgagttgccccaagagagggcaccgtctcgaaagattcgcatcgtgctcatcgttatgtaatgatggatcaaattctctaccggagaggactcagcatgccttatttaaggtgtgtatcggaccctgaagctagacaaatcatgctggaggtccatgaagggttctgtggagatcatacgggaggacccagcctctcaaagaaaatattgaggcagggatacttctggccaacaatgaaaaaagattgtatagactatgtccaaaagtgtgactcgtgccaaaggtacgcgaacataccgagagctcctccaaatgagatcacgttgatgaccagcccctggcccttcgcggtctggggcatagatctcatcgggtctctacctacgggaaaaggaggggtaaagtatgcaatagtaagaaggactacttcaccaagtggacagaggctgagcctatgaagacaataactgctaagaaggcgttggactttgttattaaaaacatagtatgtcgatacggcttgcctcacaaaatagtctcagacaatggaaagcaatttgattgcgaggaatttactgacttctgcaaccaacacggagtagtgaaaagcttctccgcggtcacccggcctcaaacaaacggccaggcggaagcagtcaataaaatcctaaaggtcaccttgaaaaagaagccgcCGTCCGTAAAAATAACCggcccgaagaattgccaagggtattgtgggcctaccggacgacccccagaaccacaaccggtcactcgccgttctcaatggcgtacggttgtgaagcaatggtcccggtggaaatattattcccatcccacaggaggacgacttacgatccggccaccaatcaggccctgctccaagaagctctggatcaagtcgaagaactccgggatgagtcccaaatacggatggccgcttatcaaaagaaggtgaccaagtattttaactccaaggttaaaaacagaaaattcgctattggggatatggtcctaagaagggttttcccagccacccaagaacccggagtgggggtacttggaccaaattgggaaggaccatatgaaatcgaggacgaaatcggttctggcacttacaaactgaaaagaatggacggaactactgtcccaagagcctggaatgccgatcacctcagaaaatattaccagtagcgaattaaacttagattttgttcaaagggtttgtaccgtccaaatgtatgcctcctctatattaaataaaactgagtgccttaaaaacaaagtttctatgccactcaggggggtactagggtataccgcacggacaaacaaaaacaatctaagtaaaatatcctgacccaaagggcaggtcaatctaagcaaaatatcctgacccaaagggcaggtcaaaaaaatatgcgcaaaaataaagagcgtaagtataaaaatcctgagccaaaggacaggttgaaatatataagtgtgaaaaaaaaaagatcgcatatatatatataaataaaaaaaaaatatcctagcccgaagggtaggtcatacacatgtaaatggcccggggacaggccttaaattgtctccccttcaaataaaagctgccgcctgtatgtaaattgttctaaggcagcagcaagtatgtacaaaaaaaaagttataagaagaacgggtaaaatctgggtcaataatatggcagctcagtcagcccgcggtggaagacgaggtccaatccgtgcctcaagctcagcgtcaagcctcttcttcttttcccgaaatttggcaatcatgtcctcgggtttgggataaaaagtaagcttgatactctgatcattggtggcccaagccatgtagacaccatcatcaaagcgctttgggcaccgggcgcaggagacaggagaaaggagctcggccctcttggccttccccGGTAGATCgatctttgtagtcccgaagctccttcaactccgcagctagagcggccttggattcgatatccgactggtgagtctcctctagagacctcaccttggcggccatttcatccaaagcctccctggcctcccgaagatctcgcctagccttctcggcagcctcggtttgagcccttagttcctcctgatgatgggcctccatcctgcccctccgctgggcctcggcctggatcatggcctccgcctgagcctccctccggatggcctcctcttccttggccttggccttctcttccttggccttggccgctgcttcctggcgcttggcagcctcctggtagatctgcctctccgc is a window from the Cannabis sativa cultivar Pink pepper isolate KNU-18-1 chromosome 1, ASM2916894v1, whole genome shotgun sequence genome containing:
- the LOC115704755 gene encoding probable inactive purple acid phosphatase 29 isoform X1 — protein: MSFRSGLSATTSVVLLLLIASVSFLPISALAAEPKLRFGSNGEFKILQVADMHFADGKSTPCLDVLPSQVKGCSDLNTSAFIHRMILAEKPNLIVFTGDNIYGPDATDAAKSLNAAFAPAIASNIPWAAVLGNHDQESTLSREGVMKHIVGLKNTLSQVNPPEAKSIDGFGNYNLEVGGVKGSSFENKSALNLYFLDSGDYSTVPSIPGYGWIKASQQFWFERTSSKLKVTSLTVIFNEKLLSILNFNQFIALQQAYVSKPQPQKGPAPGLAYFHIPLPEYARFDESNFIGVKMEKGISSASVNSGFFSTMVGAGDVKAVFTGHDHLNDFCGKLADIHLCYAGGFGYHAYGKAGWSRRARVVVATLEKLEEGGWGGIKSIRTWKRLDDRRLTTIDSQELWSKSSS
- the LOC115704755 gene encoding probable inactive purple acid phosphatase 29 isoform X3, with the translated sequence MSFRSGLSATTSVVLLLLIASVSFLPISALAAEPKLRFGSNGEFKILQVADMHFADGKSTPCLDVLPSQVKGCSDLNTSAFIHRMILAEKPNLIVFTGDNIYGPDATDAAKSLNAAFAPAIASNIPWAAVLGNHDQESTLSREGVMKHIVGLKNTLSQVNPPEAKSIDGFGNYNLEVGGVKGSSFENKSALNLYFLDSGDYSTVPSIPGYGWIKASQQFWFERTSSKLKQAYVSKPQPQKGPAPGLAYFHIPLPEYARFDESNFIGVKMEKGISSASVNSGFFSTMVGAGDVKAVFTGHDHLNDFCGKLADIHLCYAGGFGYHAYGKAGWSRRARVVVATLEKLEEGGWGGIKSIRTWKRLDDRRLTTIDSQELWSKSSS
- the LOC115704755 gene encoding probable inactive purple acid phosphatase 29 isoform X2; this translates as MSFRSGLSATTSVVLLLLIASVSFLPISALAAEPKLRFGSNGEFKILQVADMHFADGKSTPCLDVLPSQVKGCSDLNTSAFIHRMILAEKPNLIVFTGDNIYGPDATDAAKSLNAAFAPAIASNIPWAAVLGNHDQESTLSREGVMKHIVGLKNTLSQVNPPEAKSIDGFGNYNLEVGGVKGSSFENKSALNLYFLDSGDYSTVPSIPGYGWIKASQQFWFERTSSKLKQAYVSKPQPQKGPAPGLAYFHIPLPEYARFDESNFIGVKMEKGISSASVNSGFFSTMVGAGDVKAVFTGHDHLNDFCGKLADIHLCYAGGFGYHAYGKAGWSRRARVVVATLEKLEEGGWGGIKSIRTWKRLDDRRLTTIDSQELWSKSSS
- the LOC115704755 gene encoding probable inactive purple acid phosphatase 29 isoform X4 gives rise to the protein MSFRSGLSATTSVVLLLLIASVSFLPISALAAEPKLRFGSNGEFKILQVADMHFADGKSTPCLDVLPSQVKGCSDLNTSAFIHRMILAEKPNLIVFTGDNIYGPDATDAAKSLNAAFAPAIASNIPWAAVLGNHDQESTLSREGVMKHIVGLKNTLSQVNPPEAKSIDGFGNYNLEVGGVKGSSFENKSALNLYFLDSGDYSTVPSIPGYGWIKASQQFWFERTSSKLKQAYVSKPQPQKGPAPGLAYFHIPLPEYARFDESNFIGVKMEKGISSASVNSGFFSTMVGAGDVKAVFTGHDHLNDFCGKLADIHLCYAGGFGYHAYGKAGWSRRARVVVATLEKLEEGGWGGIKSIRTWKRLDDRRLTTIDSQELWSS